CAAGACACCCTGACGGGCCTCAGTGGCGTGACCGGACAGCCCGGCGAGGCCCGCCGTGCCCGAGTGCGGAGCACGGTGCCGATCGTGCTCTGGTCGTCGCCGTCGGCCAGACCGCCGTGTTGGATCACGAGTGTGCCCTGCCGACCGCCCAGCATTGCGTGGATGCGTT
The nucleotide sequence above comes from Plantactinospora soyae. Encoded proteins:
- a CDS encoding DUF3224 domain-containing protein, encoding MAEVLTAQGATGAGYVASERIHAMLGGRQGTLVIQHGGLADGDDQSTIGTVLRTRARRASPGCPVTPLRPVRVS